Proteins encoded within one genomic window of Panicum virgatum strain AP13 chromosome 1N, P.virgatum_v5, whole genome shotgun sequence:
- the LOC120653299 gene encoding translation initiation factor IF-2-like, translated as MARCAEVAASRRTAPPLTPRLLASRCSSPAARRRPARGGREGGGPRHPPPPPPPARLLRGGSGHLRTAPPTPSSSPSRAPNGGGGRIRALTSSAGFLSSLELPPGRIRASHDGSGAPRGAASSLLAAARAELERGSDGVHGRRGRSPSLLPGRHAEVQVRTGCGGARTEEEEGRLCGGCSLPPLWRRPLPTPSTAAALLPSLLLPPRPDRGGTRGPSSSPSRHGGVRGGPMLLSGGRGGSSTAARSGRGRPAAAARAQYVVAGSTVDPPADGARRLGRVLVRGARATHASSRAPLFRSE; from the coding sequence ATGGCGCGGTGCGCAGAGGTGGCGGCCTCGCGGCGCACGGCGCCGCCTCTAACTCCGCGCCTCCTCGCCAGCCGATGCTCCTCTCCAGCGGCGCGCAGGAGGCCCGCCCGTGGCGGCCGCGAAGGCGGAGGCCCGCGCcatccgccccccccccccccccccgcgcgcctCCTCCGGGGCGGATCCGGGCACCTCCGCACCGCGCCGCccactccttcctcctccccctcccgagCTCCcaacggcggtggtggccggatcCGCGCCCTCACGAGCTCGGCCGGCTTCCTTTCCTCCCTGGAGTTACCTCCTGGCCGGATCCGCGCGAGCCACGACGGCAGCGGTGCTCCACGGGGCGCGGCGTCCTCCCTCTTGGCCGCGGCCAGAGCAGAGCTCGAGCGCGGCTCAGACGGCGTccatggccggcgcggccgttctccctccctcctccctggcCGGCACGCGGAGGTCCAGGTGCGgacggggtgcggcggcgcgaggacagaggaggaagagggacgGCTTTGCGGCGGCTGTTCCCTCCCCCCTCTGTGGCGGCGGCCCCTCCCTActccctccacggcggcggcccttCTTCCCTCcttgctcctccctcctcggccGGACCGCGGCGGCACGCGCGGGccgtcctcctctccctccaggcacggcggcgtgcgcggtggTCCTATGCTCttgagcggcggccgcggcgggtcatctacggcggcgcggagcggccGCGGacggcccgccgcggcggcgcgcgcgcagtACGTCGTCGCGGGCTCGACGGTAGACCCTCCGGCGGACGGCGCGAGGCGGTTGGGGAGGGTGCTGGTGCGCGGGGCCCGTGCCACACATGCGAGTAGCAGAGCTCCTCTATTCCGCTCGGAATAG